The Jiangella sp. DSM 45060 genome contains the following window.
GAGGTCCGGTTGCCGGTCAGGTCGTAGGTGTACTCGTGGTGATAGTTGTCCGTCCCTCCGCTGGTCGGCGGCAGGTCCGGTGTGTCGCAGCCGGTGTCGGTCGCCGTGAAGGCCTTGGTCAGCCGCCGCAGGTAGTCGTACGAGAAGCACTGGACGTCCGCCGTGCCGCCGGAGGGGAGGTCCGCGATCCTGGTGACGTTGCCGGCCGGGTCGTAGGCGTAGCGCAGGTCGGAATAGACGGACTGATCCTCGCGGTCGATCCGCGACCGGAGCAGTCTCCGGGTGCCGGCCTCGTACTGGTTCGTCTGCCACGACGCGGTGCCGTACTGGCCCTGGCCACGACGCAGGATCTCACCGTAGGGCGACCAGATCGTGTCGACGGCGTACGTGTTGTAGCCGTACATCCAGTCCTCGACGCCCGTTGCCTCGTACCGGTGTTGCAGCGTCTCCTCCGGCAGCCCGCCGATCGCCGGCATCGTCGTCGTCGCGACGGAGCCGTCCGGGTTGTAGGTGTTGGAGAAGACGTACTGGCCGGCCAGCGCGCCCTCGGTCGCCGAGATGCTGACGCGGCTGCCGAGCGGCCGGTAGGCGTCGTCGTACCCGGTGATCGCCGTCGTGTACGTCGACGTGCCCTCGCGCCGGAACGACAGCGTCGGCTGGCCCAGCTCCAGCGTGTCGTACCGCCACTCGGCGATGGCGGTCGTGGTGACCGCGCCCTGGTGCGTCGACGTCTTCCGGCCGAGCGCGTCGTAGGTGTAGGAGAGCGTCCGGTTCTCGGAATCCGTAGTCGACGTCAGCTGACCGGCGGCGTCGTAGGTCAGCTGCGTCGTCCCGGTGTCGGGGTCGGTCTTCTGGACCTGCCGGCCGCGCAGATCGTACTCGTACGACCAGACGTTGCCGGCGACGTCGGTGACCGTCGCCAGTTGGCCGGCCGGTGTGTACGTGTATCGGGTCGCGTCGTTGGCGCCCGCCGGGGAGCTGCCGTGGTACTGCAGCAGCCGCTGCGCGCGGCCGCGGGCGTCATGGAAGACGGCGGTCGGCGTGTCGCCGGTCGGCGGGTCGACACGGGTGTGGTCGCCGCGATAGTCGGTCGTCGTCCGCCACTTCTCCGTGTTGCTCTCGTAGAAGGCCGAGACGATCTCGCGACCGGCGCCGTCGTACGACGTGCGCGTGCTGGCCGGCACCACGTCGCTCGGCAGGAATCGCGTCGCCGAAGCCGCCTGCGAGTTGTAGTAGGGCCCGTTGACCTCGACCGCGAGCCCGCGCGAGTCGTACGCGGTGTCAACGACGAGGCGGCCGGGCTCGGCCTCGCTCGCCGAGGGAGTCTGTGTCTGCAGGATGCGCCCGAAGCCGTCGAACAGCTCGTAGCCGATCGCCTGGGCTCCCGACGGCAGCAGCGTCTTGGTCGCGACGGTGCTGGCCGCGTCGTTGTCGACGGTGTAGACGTACTCGGTCGTCGGGGTCTGGCTGGTCGTGCGGTCGGTGCCCCACACCTTGAGCAGCCGGCCGAGCGCGTCGTAGCGCAGCGTGGTCGTGCGGTTGTTGGCGTCGACGACGCTGACCGGATTGCCGTGGTAGGTGGTCATCGTCGTGGTCGCGACGTGTCCGGCCGCATTGGTGGTGGCGATCTTCTGGGTCAGCCCGGTGGAGACATTGGTGTAGGCCAGCGTCGTCGTCCGGTTCAGCGCGTCGGTCGACGACGTCGGTCGCCCGTAGCCGTCGTAGGTGGACGTGCCCGCCGTGACGTACACCGGTCCGGAGGCCCACGAGTCCAGTTCCTCGGTCAGCGTCACGTTGCCCCGGCTGGGCGCCGCCCCCACCACGCCACCGTCGTAGCCGAACCGCTGGTCGGTCACCACGTGGCCGGGCCGGGTCGGCGTGGTCGCACACTCGACGGACACCGTCTCGACCCGCGACGGCCGGTCGACGATGTGCGCGGTGGTGTTGCGTGCATAGGTCGTCCGGATACACAGATCGTCCGAGGTGGTCGACGTGTCGCCGCGGTCGTCGGTCTGGGTGCGCATGCCGTACGAGTCGTAGGTGTGGACGACGTCGGTCGTGCGCCAGCCCGCGTTGGGCAGCTTGGCGGTGAACGTACGGGTCCGCCGCAGATCGACGATGTGGGCGGTGTCGGTGCCGTCGGACGCGGTGGCGGCCGAGATCCACGGGTCGTTGATGGCCTTCGAGACGATCTGGTCGCCGTCGTAGGCGATCGTCTCGCGGACGAACCCGGCCAGCCGCTCGTGGTCCGCGATGGCGGCGCCTTCGGAGTCCACGACGTCGACGTTGCGGGTGCCGCTGGGCAGGTGGTCGCCGTCCATGCCGCGCATGTAGAGCGTCGACGTCTTGATCGGCTCCCGGCCCAGCTCGCCGAGGCCGGCGGTGGTGACGACCGTGCCGTAGCCGCGCCACTCGCCCCAGGTGCGCTGGTCCTCCGGGACCAGTTCGCTGTCCTGGTACGCCCACGCCGGTTCGCCCTCGTAGGTGTAGTGCGTCTCCTGGGCGAGACCGCTCTGGAACATGTCGTCGGTCACGACGGAGCTGACCAGGTACTTGTGGAACCAGTGCCGTTCCGGTTCCGCCGCTCCCTCCGGCGTGTAGAAGACCGGGAAGCAGTTCATCGTGTTCGACTGGGGTGCACTCGGCACGTTCGACGAAGTGCACTCGCGGGAGGCGTAGTTGACCGCGATCCGGCCGCCGGTCTCGTTCCGGATGGTCCGCACCCGCCATTTGTTCAGCGGCGGCGCGTTGTCGATGCCGTCGACGCGGTTGGGCAGGTTCTCGCCGTGGAACACCACGCCGGGCAGTTCAAGGCTGCCGCCGGCCAGGCCGGTGTGGGTGATGCGGCCGAGCCAGAGGGCGCGGGCCGACCCGTCGCCGGTGCTGGGGAACTGGTGCCCCAGTGTCCACTGGTCCGCCGCGACGTGGCGGTCGCCGGACAGCACCTGCGTGGTGACGGTGGTCAGCCGCTTGCGGCTGAAGAAGGTCGGCGAGACCCGGGTGGTGCAGGTCGAGGTGGACGTGCAGATCTGGTCGAACGGCACGTCTGGCCAGGCGTGCGCCGTCGACGCCGTCGGGTTCCCGGTGCAGTCGATCGACGACGTCGGATGGCAGCGTTCGGTGACGCCGAAGACGACCTTGGCCGGTGCCTCCGTGGTGTGCGAGGTGCCCACGCGCTCGCCGTACTCGATCATCGAGAGGTAGCCGCCGCGGGTGTAGGCCACCGAGACGTCGTTCAGGTTCTGGCCGTACCGGTTGCTCTCCTTGACGTACGAGTAGGTGATGGCGTTGCCGTCGGTGTCCACGACGTAGTCGAGGTTCCAGCGCCAGGCCTGCTGGCAGAACGAGTCAGCGAACGCGGTCGCCCGACACGGCTCGCCGGCGTGATTGCCGGCCACCGGCACCGTGAACGCCGAGTTGGTCGGTGCCGTGTCGGCGGCGTCGCGTTTGTGCAGGCCGAAGTAGTACTGGGTGCCGTCGGTCGTGGTGACCCGCCAGTGCTCGCCGTCGTTGTCGCCGTTCGCCGCGCCGGTCAGGTGCTCGATGCGTGATCCGTCGTCGTTGAGCGGGCGCCAGGTCTGCCCGTCCGCGTCGAGGATCATCTCGGTCGCCGTGCCGTTGAGCGACAGGAAGACCGAACTGCTCTTCCAGCACAGGTCGCCGGTCTTGCGGGTGTTGTTCGCGCCCGAGCCCATGTCGTCGGCGCAGGCGGCGAAGCGACGTTCGATGTACCCGGGATCGAGGGAGTGCCCCTCACCGATCCAGGACGTCTGGTTGTTCGTGGAGCTCACCCGGCCGTCGACCGAGGCCGAGGAGTAGTCGATGCTCAATGACGGGTTCAGCCCACCGGCGGTCGGCGGGACCCGCAGCGGATAGCTCCAGGTGAAGGCGCCTGACGAGCCGCCGCCGGACCAGTTCGACGACGGTGCGAGCGACGTCGCCTTGTAGTCGCCCTGTGGGCCGGACGGCGCCGACGCCACGGCGAACCAGCCTCCGCCGTCGGTGGCGACGTCGGCGGCGACGGTCCTCGCCGCGAGATCGTTGTCTGACACGAGGGGCGTCAGCTCGCAGATCGTGATCGGGTCGGCCGCGGAATCGCATGGCGTGATCTGGTAGAGCACCAGTCGTGAGCCGTAGGCCGCGCCATAGGTCGTGAACTGCGAGTAGTTCACCGAGATCCGGACGTCGCCGGTGAGCGTGGTGCCGGCGGTCGCGGGCGCGACCTGCAGCATCATGCCGGGTAGCTCGGCGGCCTCGACCACGGTCTGGTCCACCTTGCGCACCTGCAGGTCGGTGCCCGGTGCCACCGCGCCGGGAGCCTGGGAGGCCGCGAGGGTCACGGGCAGCCCGGCCGCGGTGGCCGGCTCCGTCGCCAGCCGGACGGTGGACTGCGTGGCGGCCGGCCACGCGGCAGCGGCCGGATACGGGAACACCGGCTCGCTCGGTGGGTTGACGACGACCGGCGGGAGGGCACCGGCGATGGAGGCCGTCCTCTGGAAGGCCGGTGCGGTCACGTCCTCCGGGACGTCGGGGACCGACTGGGAGTCGTTCATGACCCGCTGGACGCTCTGCGCGTCGAGCGGTGCGGGATAGATGCGGACGTCGTCGATGCTGCCCCGCCAGCCCTCGACGCCGGAGCCGCCCACCTGGCCTCCGCCGATCCGCATCGGAGCGGAGAATGGGTGGGTCTGAGTGACGTTCGTGGCCTGGGCGGCCTGGTCGCCGTTGACGAACAGGGTGAACGTCTTGGCGGTGGCGTCGTAAACGGCTGCGAGATGGGTCCAGGTATTCGTGGCGACGGCCGGCGAGCTCGCCGACACGATGGTGAGCGGCGGTGACGACGCCGTGTCGGAGCGAGCGGCGATCGCGGCCCACTTGCCGCCCGAGTAGCCGAGCCGGAACCCGGAGACGTACTGACCGTCCTGGCTCACCGCGGTCCGGTTCGAGGCGGTGTCCGTGAGCTTGACCCACGCGGTCGCGGTGTAGCCGACGAGATCGTCGTTGAGCACTGGAGCCGCGGTGACGCCGACGCCTGCGGTCGCGGTGAAGTCGAGTGAACCGCTAGCCGGGTTCGCGGCGCCGCGCCAGTCAGCGCCCCAGTCCGGGGTCGCTCGGGTCAGCGTGTGTCCGCTGCCGGTCTGGTCGGCCACCGTGGCGCCGCTACCCTCGTTCATCAGCCAGACGGCGATCGGGTCGCTGCCGCCGACCATGAACACGTAGGTGGCGTGATCGCTGACATTGCCGGCGCGGTCGACGCTCTGGACGTAGAGGGTGTTGACGCCGAACTGAGTCGGTGCGAGGTTGACGCTCGCCGGACCGCCCAGCGTGGCGTTGTCCACCGACTTGTTCAGGGCGTCGCTGTTGAGCGAGTAGTTGTACCGGTCGACGTCGGACACCCCATTGGCGCCGAACGTGAACGTCCCGGACTGGCCGATGCCGCCGGCCCACTGCTCCTCCGGGTACTGCGACGACGTGATGGTCGGCGGCTGGCTCGGCCTGACAGTGTCGACCGTGAGCTCGCAGCTCTGGCTCCACCCGCTCCAGGCGCTGTCGTCGGTCGCCTTCACCCGCCACTGATAGGTGCCGTCGCCCAGCGTGGGGAGTTGGATGCTCATCCGGCCCTGTGCCCGCAGCGATGTGGAGAGCGCCCACCACGCACTCGTCGTGGGTGCGGTGCGGCGATACTCCAGCCACATCCGGACGTTCTGCGGATCCGGGTCGGTCACGTTCGCCCAGGCGATCGGGGTGTTGTCCGGGACGAAGGGCCGCGCGGAACCAGCGACGCAGTCGGTCTCGGGGGAGCTGGTCTCGAGGCCGGTGGGCAGTCTGGGGTAGGTGTTGTACTCCACCGTGAGGACGGGGTACATGGTGCGCGCGGGGTCGGTGACGTTCTCGAACCGGCGCCAACCGTCCCGGTCGCCCTCGTCAGCCGAGCGCAGCCCCAGGGTGAACGCGGCCCAGCC
Protein-coding sequences here:
- a CDS encoding LamG-like jellyroll fold domain-containing protein produces the protein MLGPEAEPADPGPKTGPNLGLRIGAATEIALAEAAESGERVEVEEARTDRNTYFVNPDGTQTAELSPVPVRVRDAAGDWQGVDPTLVEQPDGTVATVATPTEVVLSGGGAGAPLVRIAEGSEWMSLGWTGPLPEPVLDGATATYPEVLPGVDLVVEAGLSGFSQYLVVKTPEAAANPELAELSFPMQTSTGLQPTPDDAGGLMINRGDGKPAFTVPVPRMWESAPEPAAMAGQLMRSTDGSVDAVPAPEPPSADVVGRGEGEDSAVMPIEVQGDTLTITPDQTLLTDPETVFPVVIDPSASRYHQYWHMVWSNGYKFYNSATEEARVGYDGWTSQNKVSRVFYAVDYRGLAGKQILSATFAHRQVHSPNWDCDLPSYGPGVQLWFTDGIRPENGWPGPMMRTHVATATRAHGHEDVCSNPVRTEWNATSIATTAAAEGWAAFTLGLRSADEGDRDGWRRFENVTDPARTMYPVLTVEYNTYPRLPTGLETSSPETDCVAGSARPFVPDNTPIAWANVTDPDPQNVRMWLEYRRTAPTTSAWWALSTSLRAQGRMSIQLPTLGDGTYQWRVKATDDSAWSGWSQSCELTVDTVRPSQPPTITSSQYPEEQWAGGIGQSGTFTFGANGVSDVDRYNYSLNSDALNKSVDNATLGGPASVNLAPTQFGVNTLYVQSVDRAGNVSDHATYVFMVGGSDPIAVWLMNEGSGATVADQTGSGHTLTRATPDWGADWRGAANPASGSLDFTATAGVGVTAAPVLNDDLVGYTATAWVKLTDTASNRTAVSQDGQYVSGFRLGYSGGKWAAIAARSDTASSPPLTIVSASSPAVATNTWTHLAAVYDATAKTFTLFVNGDQAAQATNVTQTHPFSAPMRIGGGQVGGSGVEGWRGSIDDVRIYPAPLDAQSVQRVMNDSQSVPDVPEDVTAPAFQRTASIAGALPPVVVNPPSEPVFPYPAAAAWPAATQSTVRLATEPATAAGLPVTLAASQAPGAVAPGTDLQVRKVDQTVVEAAELPGMMLQVAPATAGTTLTGDVRISVNYSQFTTYGAAYGSRLVLYQITPCDSAADPITICELTPLVSDNDLAARTVAADVATDGGGWFAVASAPSGPQGDYKATSLAPSSNWSGGGSSGAFTWSYPLRVPPTAGGLNPSLSIDYSSASVDGRVSSTNNQTSWIGEGHSLDPGYIERRFAACADDMGSGANNTRKTGDLCWKSSSVFLSLNGTATEMILDADGQTWRPLNDDGSRIEHLTGAANGDNDGEHWRVTTTDGTQYYFGLHKRDAADTAPTNSAFTVPVAGNHAGEPCRATAFADSFCQQAWRWNLDYVVDTDGNAITYSYVKESNRYGQNLNDVSVAYTRGGYLSMIEYGERVGTSHTTEAPAKVVFGVTERCHPTSSIDCTGNPTASTAHAWPDVPFDQICTSTSTCTTRVSPTFFSRKRLTTVTTQVLSGDRHVAADQWTLGHQFPSTGDGSARALWLGRITHTGLAGGSLELPGVVFHGENLPNRVDGIDNAPPLNKWRVRTIRNETGGRIAVNYASRECTSSNVPSAPQSNTMNCFPVFYTPEGAAEPERHWFHKYLVSSVVTDDMFQSGLAQETHYTYEGEPAWAYQDSELVPEDQRTWGEWRGYGTVVTTAGLGELGREPIKTSTLYMRGMDGDHLPSGTRNVDVVDSEGAAIADHERLAGFVRETIAYDGDQIVSKAINDPWISAATASDGTDTAHIVDLRRTRTFTAKLPNAGWRTTDVVHTYDSYGMRTQTDDRGDTSTTSDDLCIRTTYARNTTAHIVDRPSRVETVSVECATTPTRPGHVVTDQRFGYDGGVVGAAPSRGNVTLTEELDSWASGPVYVTAGTSTYDGYGRPTSSTDALNRTTTLAYTNVSTGLTQKIATTNAAGHVATTTMTTYHGNPVSVVDANNRTTTLRYDALGRLLKVWGTDRTTSQTPTTEYVYTVDNDAASTVATKTLLPSGAQAIGYELFDGFGRILQTQTPSASEAEPGRLVVDTAYDSRGLAVEVNGPYYNSQAASATRFLPSDVVPASTRTSYDGAGREIVSAFYESNTEKWRTTTDYRGDHTRVDPPTGDTPTAVFHDARGRAQRLLQYHGSSPAGANDATRYTYTPAGQLATVTDVAGNVWSYEYDLRGRQVQKTDPDTGTTQLTYDAAGQLTSTTDSENRTLSYTYDALGRKTSTHQGAVTTTAIAEWRYDTLELGQPTLSFRREGTSTYTTAITGYDDAYRPLGSRVSISATEGALAGQYVFSNTYNPDGSVATTTMPAIGGLPEETLQHRYEATGVEDWMYGYNTYAVDTIWSPYGEILRRGQGQYGTASWQTNQYEAGTRRLLRSRIDREDQSVYSDLRYAYDPAGNVTRIADLPSGGTADVQCFSYDYLRRLTKAFTATDTGCDTPDLPPTSGGTDNYHHEYTYDLTGNRTSLVRTRLSSAGTENLATTTYAYPAAGSPQPHTLTSSTAGSTTTSYTYDNTGNTLTAGSKSYTWDVEGRVKTASTSAGASSFIYTADGDRLVRRDPDTVTIYLPGHDLELNRATNAVSARRYYSFGGQTISVRSPSGGLQDLYADHNGSADTAIDADSSSVKNKDRDPFGNYRGSTGSVGTFPTDRGFHTGIEDDATGLIQMGARAYDPVIGRFLSVDPVIDHMMPQQMHGYAYANNSPITGSDPTGLFPSNQMGTRAATIGGVIPKHPPAVGGPLGNKQPPGQGLQSGHTNYGPAASGYGIAPVKHVYSGPSTPATSYVPLEQAIAQARHRPTGGFLDSLGPIGWLIGADDFVNCFQGDAVACLWAGSNFIPGAAVARTAIRTTNHVIDGVRAADNVAEELATAARACGMKSFAGTTLVLMGDGTRKAIQDVEVGDEVVATDPETGEQAAKAVTHVWMHEDSLVDLEVNGTTITTTEDHPFWNASEQEFQDAAAIDTGDSVLTADGRLLTVGGIDEASAYAGLAYNLTIADIHTYHVGENDILVHNTNDGCGAAGEAFPPIKPGSAGDATAGEPFPRSIRDRILADNRSYSSDGSYTCVYCRMSTDRPQADHAVPRSRGGNATTDNGQVACSHCNASKRDRDHPVNPPAGYSGPWPPAHWN